A part of Aquaspirillum sp. LM1 genomic DNA contains:
- a CDS encoding APC family permease codes for MSLQDKLDTHLANGVVGFPTALATAVGLVMASPVILTVTTGFGVGGGTFVLAMLIAFVIILAQASTFAEAASVLPTSGSVYDYISCGPGRVLAIAGTLSAYALVHVFAGTAEVILSGVMATVNFPEFHSMLEDHNLTWAVGVGFVLCFGVLNIFGVQFFSKAEVVLTSGMWITLTLFGVIGLIQAPAVSLDGFFGASQIGTDWGAVLSLVGMAIFMFLGLEFVTPLAPELKHASRNIPRAMQLGLVMVTVCMLCYGAAIARQVENKAVNPEGTVHLLETPNAIPLFAEQIMGPAGRIWLGIAFLFAGAATINTLMAGLPRIFYGMALDGALPKVFAYRHPRFNTPVVGIVVAMLIPCVHIWLIQGNLDKILLLVLAAVCAWGVAYLLVTLSVVMLRIRRPDLPRAYRSPWFPLPQIVSSAGVLLALWHIAPPGIERMDVYRPFGVMFGLVTLYALVWTAWVQRRPLFAPASVEEILEEEFGAADARAH; via the coding sequence ATGTCCCTGCAAGACAAGCTTGATACCCACCTGGCCAACGGTGTGGTGGGGTTTCCGACAGCGCTGGCCACGGCGGTCGGCCTGGTGATGGCCAGCCCGGTGATTTTGACCGTCACCACCGGCTTTGGCGTGGGCGGCGGCACCTTTGTGCTGGCCATGCTGATTGCCTTTGTGATCATCCTGGCTCAGGCCAGCACCTTTGCCGAAGCGGCGTCGGTGCTGCCCACCTCGGGTTCGGTGTATGACTATATTTCCTGCGGGCCGGGCCGCGTGCTGGCGATTGCCGGGACTTTGTCGGCCTATGCGCTGGTGCATGTGTTTGCCGGCACCGCCGAGGTGATTCTCAGCGGGGTGATGGCCACGGTGAACTTCCCGGAATTTCATTCCATGCTGGAAGACCACAACCTGACCTGGGCCGTTGGCGTGGGCTTTGTGCTGTGTTTTGGCGTGCTGAACATTTTTGGCGTGCAGTTTTTCAGCAAGGCCGAGGTGGTGCTGACCAGCGGCATGTGGATCACCCTCACCCTGTTTGGCGTGATTGGCCTGATTCAGGCTCCGGCAGTATCGCTGGACGGCTTTTTTGGTGCCTCGCAAATCGGCACCGACTGGGGCGCGGTGCTATCGCTGGTGGGCATGGCGATTTTCATGTTTCTCGGGCTGGAGTTTGTCACCCCGCTGGCACCCGAGCTCAAGCACGCCTCGCGCAATATCCCGCGCGCCATGCAGCTGGGCCTGGTGATGGTTACCGTGTGCATGCTGTGTTACGGCGCGGCCATTGCCCGTCAGGTGGAAAACAAGGCCGTGAACCCGGAAGGCACGGTGCATCTGCTGGAAACCCCGAACGCCATTCCGCTGTTTGCCGAGCAGATCATGGGCCCGGCGGGGCGTATCTGGCTGGGCATTGCCTTTCTGTTTGCCGGTGCCGCCACCATCAATACGCTGATGGCCGGCCTGCCGCGCATTTTTTACGGCATGGCGCTGGATGGCGCGCTGCCCAAGGTGTTTGCCTACCGGCATCCGCGCTTTAACACCCCGGTGGTGGGCATTGTGGTGGCCATGCTGATTCCGTGTGTCCATATCTGGCTGATCCAGGGCAATCTGGACAAGATTCTGCTGCTGGTGCTGGCGGCGGTGTGCGCCTGGGGCGTGGCGTATTTGCTGGTGACGCTGTCGGTGGTGATGCTGCGCATCCGCCGCCCGGACCTGCCGCGCGCTTATCGCTCGCCGTGGTTTCCGCTGCCGCAAATCGTGTCGTCAGCTGGCGTGCTGCTGGCGCTGTGGCATATCGCCCCACCCGGCATCGAACGCATGGACGTGTATCGCCCGTTTGGGGTGATGTTTGGCCTGGTCACCCTGTATGCGCTGGTGTGGACCGCCTGGGTGCAGCGCCGCCCGCTGTTTGCTCCGGCTTCGGTGGAAGAAATTCTGGAAGAAGAATTTGGCGCAGCGGATGCCCGTGCGCACTGA
- a CDS encoding aspartate aminotransferase family protein, producing MREQAYQFWHPMLHPNEMKVREPIRIVRGDGCYVFDDQGRQLVDGVAGLWNVNVGHNRPEVKAAIVKQLDELEYFQLFDGLTHPRAEELSNVLMDFLAPEDMRRVFYSSGGSDAVETALRIARQYWKVVGQADRTKFISLKQGYHGTHFGGASVNGNTVFRRSYEPLLPGCYHVETPWTYRNPFTEDPEELAQICANLLEREILFQGPDTVAAFIAEPIQGAGGVIVPPASYWPLIRQVCDKYGVLLIADEIVTGFGRSGCMFGSRLWGVKPDIMCLAKGISSGYVPLGATVFNDRIFQAFDANQDFSGAIFHGYTYSGHPVACAAALANLKIVQEENLPANAARMGDYLMAQLQPFVEQFAAVGEVRGKGLMIALDLVEDKTTRTPIDPTHGYANRVAEIAREHGAIVRPVGTKIILSPPLVLEPHHADVMVSALKAGFSQA from the coding sequence ATGCGCGAACAGGCTTATCAATTCTGGCACCCGATGCTGCACCCGAATGAAATGAAGGTGCGCGAGCCCATCCGGATTGTCCGGGGCGACGGATGTTATGTGTTCGACGACCAGGGCCGCCAGCTGGTGGATGGCGTGGCCGGGCTGTGGAACGTCAACGTGGGCCACAACCGCCCCGAGGTGAAGGCTGCCATCGTCAAGCAGCTGGACGAGCTGGAGTATTTCCAGCTGTTTGACGGCCTGACCCACCCGCGCGCCGAAGAGCTGTCCAATGTGCTGATGGATTTTCTGGCACCGGAAGACATGCGCCGGGTGTTTTACAGCTCGGGCGGTTCGGATGCGGTGGAAACCGCACTGCGCATCGCCCGCCAATACTGGAAAGTGGTCGGCCAGGCGGATCGCACCAAGTTCATTTCGCTCAAGCAGGGCTATCACGGCACCCACTTTGGCGGCGCGTCGGTGAATGGCAACACGGTGTTCCGCCGCAGCTACGAGCCCCTGCTGCCGGGCTGCTACCACGTGGAAACGCCGTGGACCTACCGCAATCCGTTTACCGAAGACCCGGAAGAACTGGCACAGATCTGCGCCAATCTGCTGGAGCGGGAAATCCTGTTCCAGGGCCCGGACACGGTTGCTGCTTTCATCGCCGAGCCGATTCAGGGTGCCGGCGGGGTGATTGTGCCGCCAGCCAGCTACTGGCCGCTGATCCGCCAGGTGTGCGACAAGTACGGCGTGCTGCTGATTGCCGACGAAATCGTTACCGGCTTTGGCCGCTCGGGCTGCATGTTCGGCAGCCGGCTGTGGGGGGTGAAGCCGGACATCATGTGTCTGGCCAAGGGGATTTCCTCCGGCTATGTGCCGCTGGGGGCCACGGTGTTCAACGACCGGATTTTTCAGGCGTTTGACGCCAACCAGGATTTTTCCGGGGCGATTTTTCACGGCTACACCTACTCCGGCCACCCGGTGGCCTGCGCCGCCGCGCTGGCCAACCTGAAGATTGTTCAGGAAGAAAATCTGCCGGCCAACGCTGCGCGCATGGGTGATTATCTGATGGCCCAGTTGCAGCCGTTTGTCGAGCAATTCGCCGCCGTGGGCGAGGTGCGCGGCAAGGGGCTGATGATTGCGCTGGATCTGGTGGAAGACAAAACCACCCGCACACCGATCGACCCGACCCATGGCTACGCCAACCGCGTGGCGGAAATCGCCCGTGAGCACGGTGCCATTGTGCGTCCGGTGGGGACCAAGATCATCCTGTCGCCGCCACTGGTGCTGGAGCCTCACCACGCCGATGTGATGGTTTCGGCGCTGAAGGCCGGCTTCAGCCAGGCCTGA
- a CDS encoding helix-turn-helix domain-containing protein — MRTPRHSTLLGLSIPLAQCPALHDGEFDHDPVDALERLATPLIHHPVLAARLRQQLGTALFTLMQQPPQLALDAARQQLGCELLGLVDAFIHAALTAETIVSPAKARRVVRLARDYMLAHPDTPLTVLDLCAQTHTSRRTLHDCFEHVVGMSPAAYLKVVRLNGVRQTLTSTDGRLTIGDAAARWGFWHLSQFSLDYKKLFGELPSRTLRRVN, encoded by the coding sequence ATGCGCACGCCGCGCCACAGCACCCTGCTGGGCCTGAGCATTCCGCTGGCGCAGTGCCCGGCGCTGCACGATGGCGAGTTTGACCACGACCCGGTGGACGCACTGGAACGGCTGGCCACGCCGCTGATTCATCACCCGGTGCTGGCCGCCCGGCTGCGCCAGCAGCTGGGCACGGCGCTTTTCACGCTGATGCAGCAACCCCCTCAGCTGGCGCTGGACGCCGCCCGCCAGCAATTGGGCTGCGAGCTGCTGGGACTGGTTGATGCGTTCATCCACGCCGCGCTGACGGCAGAAACCATTGTCTCGCCCGCCAAGGCACGGCGGGTGGTTCGCCTGGCGCGTGACTATATGCTCGCCCATCCGGACACGCCGCTGACCGTGCTCGATTTATGTGCACAAACCCACACCTCGCGGCGCACCCTGCACGACTGTTTTGAACACGTGGTGGGCATGAGCCCGGCGGCCTACCTGAAAGTAGTGCGCTTAAACGGCGTGCGCCAGACGCTGACCAGCACCGATGGCCGGCTGACCATTGGCGATGCCGCCGCGCGCTGGGGGTTCTGGCATTTGTCACAGTTTTCCCTCGACTATAAAAAACTGTTTGGCGAGCTGCCATCGCGCACCTTGCGGCGGGTGAATTAA
- a CDS encoding RNA-guided endonuclease TnpB family protein, with protein sequence MQRLQAYKYELMPTGEQQRDMRRFAGSCRFVFNKALALQKARYERAEKKLGYAGLCKLLTEWRNSAETAWLADAPVHPLQQTLKDLERAYANFFARRADFPRFKKKGQSDSFRYPDPKQIKLDQANARIFLPKLGWLRYRNSREVLGAVKNVTVSQSCGKWFVSIQTEREVEQPIPKGGTVGIDMGIARFATLSDGTFHAPLNSFKRHEARLRKAQQAMSRKTKFSSNWKKAKARVQRIHSRIGNARRDYLHKATTTISQNHAMVCLEDLQVRNMSKSSAGSPETPGKNVRAKSGLNKSILDQGWFEFRRQLDYKLAWNGGHLIAVPAQNTSRTCPCCGHVSADNRQTQARFQCVECGFKENADVVGAINILSCGMQRLRDEGQDTADASAGRETVARIACEVSGAVMPPAAGTHRSDLCRLDAGMSAVGIPRL encoded by the coding sequence ATGCAACGCCTTCAAGCCTACAAATACGAACTGATGCCGACCGGCGAACAGCAGCGCGACATGCGCCGCTTTGCTGGCTCGTGCCGTTTCGTGTTCAACAAGGCGCTGGCGTTGCAGAAGGCGCGCTACGAGCGTGCAGAGAAGAAACTGGGCTATGCGGGCCTGTGCAAGCTGCTCACCGAGTGGCGCAACAGCGCGGAGACAGCATGGCTGGCGGATGCGCCGGTTCATCCGCTGCAACAAACGCTCAAGGACCTGGAGCGCGCTTACGCCAACTTCTTCGCCAGGCGGGCCGACTTCCCGCGTTTCAAGAAAAAGGGCCAGTCCGACAGCTTCCGTTATCCAGACCCGAAACAGATCAAGCTCGACCAGGCCAATGCCCGAATCTTCCTGCCCAAGCTCGGCTGGCTGCGCTACCGCAACAGCCGGGAAGTGTTGGGTGCGGTGAAGAACGTCACCGTGAGCCAGTCTTGCGGCAAATGGTTCGTGTCGATCCAGACCGAACGCGAGGTCGAGCAGCCAATTCCAAAGGGCGGTACAGTCGGCATCGACATGGGTATTGCACGGTTCGCCACGCTCTCGGATGGCACGTTCCATGCCCCGCTCAACAGCTTCAAGCGACACGAAGCCCGCTTGCGCAAAGCGCAGCAGGCCATGAGCCGCAAGACCAAATTCAGCAGCAACTGGAAAAAGGCGAAAGCCCGCGTCCAGCGCATCCATTCCCGCATCGGCAACGCCCGCCGCGATTATCTGCACAAAGCCACAACCACGATCAGCCAAAACCACGCGATGGTGTGTCTTGAGGACTTGCAGGTGAGGAACATGTCCAAATCGTCGGCAGGCAGCCCCGAAACACCGGGCAAGAACGTTCGGGCCAAGTCCGGCCTGAACAAGTCCATCCTCGATCAAGGCTGGTTCGAATTCCGTCGCCAACTGGACTACAAGCTGGCGTGGAACGGTGGGCATCTCATCGCCGTGCCGGCGCAGAACACCAGCCGCACCTGTCCGTGCTGCGGCCATGTGTCGGCGGACAACCGCCAGACGCAAGCCCGGTTCCAGTGTGTTGAGTGCGGTTTTAAGGAAAACGCCGATGTGGTCGGCGCGATCAACATCCTGTCTTGCGGGATGCAACGATTGCGAGACGAAGGGCAGGACACGGCGGACGCTTCCGCCGGGCGGGAAACCGTAGCCCGGATCGCCTGTGAAGTGAGCGGTGCAGTCATGCCGCCAGCAGCAGGAACCCACCGAAGCGACTTATGCCGGCTCGATGCCGGGATGAGCGCTGTAGGAATCCCCCGACTTTAG